CGTGGACGTGGAAGCCAAGGTGCGCGACGGGCGCGGCAAGTTCATGATCGAAATTTCCTGGCGCATCCCCGACGATGAAACCGTGGCCGCCTGCGAAGAAGTGGCCAACCTGCCCGGTCGCGACCATCTGGCCCCCCTTGGCTGTGCCGACGTGGAAGAAGTGGGCGACATCGACCTGGACGTGGCCCTCAAAAAGGCCGACAAGCCCGCAAAGGCCAAGGCAAAGGACCACAAGGACGAGAAGCGCGACAAGGACGAGAAGCGCGACAAGGACGAGAAGCGCGACGGGGACAAGAAGAAGGACAAGCCCGGCAAGGACGCCAAGCCGGAAAAGAAGTCCACATCCGACAAGTCCGACAAATCCGGCAAGTCCGGCAAGTCCGAAAAGTCCGCGAAGGACGGAAAGGACAAGAAGAAGGACAAGGACGAAAGCGCGGCGGACTAGCGTCACGCCTCTGCACGAACGCACAAGGGCAGGCCATGGGCCTGCCCTTTTTCATGGTTCACTGCCTGCATGCCTGCCCGGCTGTCGAAGATTCCGGACGCGCCTCGGGCGCGGCAACACAACCCACGACACGTTTTCTGCCGTTTCGCCCCTGTCCCCGCAGGCGCGGCCACGTTGACAACCCCCGCCCCCCTGCCCTAGGTCGGGGCAAGGCCCCCCGTGCCGACCGCGCATTCCGCTTCCGTTCGCAACCCGCCCCCGGCCAGCCGGGCGCACCCCCAGCCCATGCCCCACGCCCCCGAAGATTCTCGCCTGCCCGGCACGTCCGCGTCCTTCAGCCCCACGGACACGCCGGGGCAAGGCACCGCCACCGCCGCGCCAGCCGCCGCGTCGTCGCCCGGCAACACCGCCACTATTCCCGACGCCCCTGCCGCGCCGCGCGCCCCCCTGCACCTCGACGCGGACAACCCCGTGCGCGACTACATCACCGCGCTGCTGGCCTCGCCCTTCGGGCGGCAGGTCACCCATCACCGCGCCCTGCCCGCGCGCGAGGCCTACCACGCCCCCAACCGCCGCCCGTGGCCCAAGGCCATCCGCGACATCCTTGCCCGCAACGGCATA
Above is a window of Nitratidesulfovibrio sp. SRB-5 DNA encoding:
- a CDS encoding amphi-Trp domain-containing protein — encoded protein: MEKQKISLSTRLLCADAAGVVEALAEGLKERCLKVQKGDETLVLSPPEAVDVDVEAKVRDGRGKFMIEISWRIPDDETVAACEEVANLPGRDHLAPLGCADVEEVGDIDLDVALKKADKPAKAKAKDHKDEKRDKDEKRDKDEKRDGDKKKDKPGKDAKPEKKSTSDKSDKSGKSGKSEKSAKDGKDKKKDKDESAAD